AGGTCACCTCATCTAGTTTAATTTGAAGTTGCCTATTTATGTCCCCCTTTTGGAGAGCACATCATCGAGAGATATATCGCCGATGACGGCTCTGAGTGTCGTTGTGGCAAGATTGCAAGTTGCGTATTGAAAGTTTTGGACTCGGACTATTGAGTCCACAGGATTTATGACCCGGAGATAGATGAGGAAATCTATTGAGATGGGCGCATTGTCCTTTGTTATACATGTCTCTTGGGGAATCTCAATCACGTACTCCCTCAGGTCAACCCGCACCGGGCGGTCAATTACCAGAATGAGGATGACTATACCGGGTCCTTTTGCGTTTTCAAGAAATGTCCCGAGTCTGAATACGACGATTCTTTCGTATTCCTGCACTATCCTTAAACCGAGGAACAAAGTGAATAAAAAAAATTGCCGTAAACAGGACATAGGGTACAATTGTGACCTCCCTTTCATTTTTATCAATTTTTCGCTGCGCTTTACGCACTTGTCAAGGGTTCTTGAGGTGCCAAAATATTTGTGATAGATTTTGGTTGTGAAAGCCGAAAGAGGCATGTGAGA
This portion of the Thermodesulfobacteriota bacterium genome encodes:
- a CDS encoding SPFH domain-containing protein; this encodes MFLGLRIVQEYERIVVFRLGTFLENAKGPGIVILILVIDRPVRVDLREYVIEIPQETCITKDNAPISIDFLIYLRVINPVDSIVRVQNFQYATCNLATTTLRAVIGDISLDDVLSKRGT